A region of the Pseudomonas sp. J452 genome:
GCCCGCCCCTCTGTATGGACGGTCAGCATGATCTTGGTTGCCAGCTCACGATTGTGGTTGAAGAACACCTCCAACACCTCGACCACGAAATCCATCGGCGTGTAGTCGTCGTTGAACAGCAGCACCTTGTACATCGGTGGCGCCTGCAACCGCGGCTTAGCTTCTTGGACAGCAAGACCCGAGGAATCATCCTCGTGCGTAGCTGGACGATCTTGATTGAATGTTAGACGAATCTGGCTGCTTGCATGCATGCGAAAGAGGATGCTTCGTGGCTGGGCGAATACAGATGCTAGACAGGTTTATGACTGGCTTCTCAGCCAGCTGCCGGAGCGCCTTGACTAACGGCAAAAGGGTGTTACAAACATTGAATACCCGTCTCGGGTATCGGGGTTCCGCGCCTTCGCCCAACCCGGCTGATTTCATGCGCGGAATTGAAGTGGATGATACTCCAGTGATGGAGTCCTTTGCAGAGGGATATCAGCATGCTTAGCGGTAAGGTCAAGTGGTTCAACAACGCCAAAGGCTACGGGTTCATCGTCGCCGACGGCCGAGATGAGGACCTATTCGCCCACTACTCGGCCATCCAGATGGACGGTTACAAGACTCTCAAGGCCGGCCAGCCGGTAAGCTTCGATATTCTGCAAGGTCCAAAGGGCCTGCATGCTGTGAATATCAGCGCCGCCCTGGCAACCAGTGAATCCCCGGCGACCATCAGTTCGCCACAAAGCACTCCGGTAGAAGCCTGATAAAGAGCTTGCAATAAAAAAGGCCGGTCAAATGACCGGCCTTTTTGTTACCACTCGTCGCTTAATTACATGTGCGCGATCATGGCATCGCCGAACTGCGAGCAGGACAGCAGCTTGGCGCCATCCATCAGACGCTCGAAGTCGTAAGTCACGGTCTTCGCACCGATGGCACCGTTGGTACCTTTGATGATCAGGTCCGCGGCTTCGGTCCAGCCCATGTGGCGCAGCATCATCTCGGCGGAGAGGATGACCGAACCCGGGTTGACCTTGTCCTGACCAGCGTACTTCGGCGCGGTGCCGTGGGTCGCTTCGAACATGGCGATGGTGTCGGACAGGTTGGCACCCGGCGCGATACCGATACCACCTACTTCGGCCGCCAGGGCATCGGACAGGTAGTCACCGTTCAGGTTCAGGGTAGCGATCACGTCATATTCGGCCGGACGCAGCAGGATCTGCTGCAGCATGGCGTCGGCGATGGCGTCCTTGACCACGATGTTCTTGCCGGTACGCGGGTTCTTGAACTGCATCCACGGACCGCCATCCAGCAGCTCGGCGCCGAACTCGTCACGCGCCACTTCGTAGCCCCAATCCTTGAAGGCACCTTCGGTGAACTTCATGATGTTGCCTTTGTGCACGATGGTCAGCGACTCGCGGTCGTTGTCGACGGTGTACTGCAGCGCCTTGCGCACCAGGCGCTTGGTGCCTTCCTTGGAAACCGGCTTGACGCCGATGCCGCAATCCTGGTCGAAACGGATCTTGGTGACGCCCATTTCTTCTTTCAGGAACTTGATGACCTTGGTCGCTTCAGGCGAACCGGCCTTCCACTCGATACCGGCATAAATATCTTCGGAGTTTTCGCGGAAGATGGTCATGTCGACGTCACCCGGACGCTTGACCGGGCTCGGCACGCCTTCGAACCAACGCACCGGGCGCAGGCAGACATACAGATCCAGTTCCTGGCGCAGGGCAACGTTCAGCGAACGGATGCCGCCACCGACCGGAGTGGTCAGCGGGCCTTTGATGGAAACAACGTAGTCGCGTACGGCTTCCAGGGTTTCTTTCGGCAGCCAGGTGTCCTGGTCGTAGACCTGGGTGGCTTTCTCGCCGGCGTAGACTTCCATCCAGGAAATCTTGCGCTCGCCGCCGTAGGCTTTCTCGACGGCCGCGTCGACGACCTTGATCATCACCGGGCTGATATCGACGCCGATGCCATCACCCTCGATGAACGGGATGATCGGGTTGTTCGGTACGTTCAGGGACATGTCGGCGTTGACGGTGATTTTGTCACCGGTCGCTGGCACCTGGATCTTCTGGTATCCCATGCTTGACTCCGTTGTTTTCGTGGTCTGACATTCCGCCGCGCGGATGGCGTGGCGAATGGAACTTTGGGTCTCGGAAAGGTGCCGCATTCTTGTAGTTTTTCTACAGAAAGTCACGCACTTTTCGACATTTCCTTACATCACTGGCGCCTCAAGAGCTGCACCGATACTGCCCTGCAGCCGTTCCTGTAGTCAAACTACAGGGAGCACTACACGGCGCCACAAACTGAACCGACTTTTATCCTAGCAGCTCAGCCCGAGAATGCGCTGATCTGGCCTCCGGCAGAATCTGCCACTAACATCCGCGACCTCATTTACGGAGGTTCCCATGCGCTTTACGCCCCATGTCACGGTAGCCACCGTGGTCGAAGACCAGGGACGCTTCCTGCTGGTCGAAGAGCTGGCTGGCGGCCAGGCGGTATTTAATCAGCCTGCCGGCCATCTGGAAGCAGACGAAAGTCTCATCGACGCCGCCTTGCGCGAAACCCTCGAGGAAACCGGCTGGCAGGTCGAGCTGACCGCCGTGACCGGCATCTACCTCTACACAGCCCCGAGCAATGGCGTCACCTACCAGCGCGTGTGCTTCGCCGCCAAGCCCCTGCTGCATCTGCCAGAGAGCCCGCTGGACGACGGCATCCTCGGCCCGCGCTGGCTGACCCGAGAGGAACTGGCGGCCCAGCCCGAACGCTGGCGCAGTGAACTGGTTATGCGCTGCATCGACGACTACCTGGCCGGCGAGCGCTTCCCGCTGAGCCTGATCCGCGACCCGGCCTGATTCGCCGCCGCACCGCAGCGCCTGTTAGAATCGCCGTCTTTATCGCAGTCACGCCCAGATCCCTATGCCCAGCAGCACCTCCCCCAGCACCCAGCGCGTCATCGTCGGCATGTCCGGCGGCGTGGACTCTTCCGTCTCGGCCCTGCTCCTGCTCGAACAGGGCTACCAGGTCGAAGGCCTGTTCATGAAGAACTGGGAAGAAGACGACGGCACCGAATACTGCACCGCCATGGATGATCTGGCCGACGCCCAAGCCGTGTGCGACAAGATCGGCATCAAGCTGCACACCGCCAACTTCGCCGCCGAATACTGGGACAACGTGTTCGAGCACTTCCTCGCCGAATACAAGGCCGGACGCACGCCGAACCCGGACATCCTGTGCAACCGCGAGATCAAGTTCAAAGCCTTCCTCGACTACGCCCTGAGCCTCGGCGCCGATCTGATCGCCACCGGCCACTACGTGCGCCGTCGCGACATCGACGGCCGCAGCGAGCTGCTCAAGGGGCTCGACCCGAACAAGGACCAGAGCTACTTCCTGCATGCCGTCGGCGGCGAGCAGATCGGCCGCACCCTGTTCCCGGTCGGCGAACTGGAAAAGCCCCAGGTGCGCGCCATCGCTGAGAAATACGAGCTGGCCACCGCCAAGAAGAAGGACTCCACCGGCATCTGCTTTATCGGCGAACGCCGCTTCAGCGACTTCCTCAAGCAGTACCTGCCGGCCCAGCCCGGCGATATCGAGACCATCGAGGGTGAAGTGATCGGCCGCCACCACGGCCTGATGTACCACACCATCGGCCAGCGCCAGGGCCTCGGCATCGGCGGCCTCAAGGATGCCGGCGACGAACCCTGGTACGTGCTAGCCAAGGACCTCAAACGCAACGTGCTGCTGGTCGGCCAGGGCAACGAACACCCCTGGCTGTTTAGCCGCGCCCTGCTCGCCTCGGAGATCTACTGGGTCAACCCCATCGACCTGAGCAGCCCGCGCCAACTGACCGCCAAGGTGCGCTACCGGCAGAGCGACCAGGCCTGCACCCTGGAACAGACCGCAGACGGCTACCGCGCCGTGTTCGCCGAGCCACAACGGGCCGTCACCCCCGGCCAGTCCGTGGTGTTCTACGACGGTGAGGTCTGCCTGGGTGGCGGCGTGATCGAGAGCGCCAAGCCTTGGTTTGCCGGAGCCGGCCTGGTATGAGCCCGATTCAGGAACAACTGACCGCACTGGCCGCCGTCTTCGAAGCCACCACCCTGGTCGACAAGATCGCCCGCACCGGCCAGGCCAGCGAAGCCGACATCACCTGCCTGCTCGGCAGCCTGCTGGTGCGTGAGCCGAAGAACACCCTGGACGTCTACGGCGGCGATGACCTCAACCTGCGCGAAGGTTACAAGGCCCTGGCCAGCGCCCTCGAACGCAACCCGGCGAGCCTGCAGCGCGAGCCGCTGCGCTACGCCCTGGCCCTGCTCGGCCTGGAGCGTCAGCTGGCCAAGCGCGACGACCTGCTGCAGGTGATCGGCAGTCGTCTGGACCAGATCCAGCAGCAGGTCGGCCACTTCGGCTTGACCCACGAGAACGTCATTTCTTCCTGCGGCGCGCTGTACCAGGACACCATCAGCACTTTCCGCCAACGCATCCAGGTGCAAGGCGACATGCGCTTCCTGCAGCAAGCCAACAACGCGGCAAAGATCCGTGCCCTGCTGCTGACCGGCATCCGCTCGGCGCGCCTGTGGCGCCAGCTCGGCGGCCATCGCTGGCAACTGGTGTTCAGCCGCGGCAAGCTGCTCAAGGAACTCTATCCGCTGCTGCGCAGCTGACATGAGCCTCCCGTCGCGCAGCGTAAAACCCCTGCAGGGCGCTCTGCTGCTGGCGTTCTCCGCCCTGCTGTTCTCGTTGATGGGCGTCGGCATCCGCGAAGTCTCGCTGAGCGTCAACAACGAGTCGGTGGTGTTCTTCCGCAACCTGGTTGGCGTGCTGTTCTTCCTGCCGCTGGTACTGCTCAAGGGCACCCAACCGCTGAAGACCGGGCGCCTGAAATCCCACCTGTGGCGCACCACCTATGGCCTGGCGGCCATGTATTGCTTCTTCTACGCCATCGCCCACCTGCCGTTGGCCGACGCCATGCTGTTTACCTACTCGGCACCGGTATTCACCCCCCTGATTGCCTGGTGGTGGCTGAAAGAACCACTGACCCGGCGCATGCTGCTGACCACCGGCATCGGCCTGATCGGTGTGCTGCTGGTGGCCAAACCCAGCCAGGCCCTGCTCGACAGCCAGGCGCTGGTCGGCCTGGCCGCCAGCATCCTGGCCGCCTTCGCCTTCGTCTCGATTCGCGAGATGAGCAATACCGAGCCGGCCTTTCGCATCGTCTTCTACTTCGCCCTGTTCAGCACCCTGATCTCCGCCATCCCGCTGACCTGGGCCTGGCAGGCACTGGATAGCCACGACCTGGGCCTGCTGCTGGTAATCGGTCTGCTCGCCACCGTCAGCCAGATCGTCATGTCCAAGGCCTACGCCCTGGCCCCACCCGGCATCATCGGACCGATCGCCTACCTGGCCATCGTCTTCGCCGGCCTGATCGCCTGGCTGCGCTGGGGTGAAACGCCCGATCTGACTTCACTGCTCGGCGCCGCGCTGATCTTCGCCGCCAGCCTGTTATCCATCAGCCGGCGCTGAACGGTCCATCGCCAATCGCGGCTGCCGTCACGTTTTCATGTATGATGTGCGCCCTTTTCGTTGACCGACAGTCCGAGAACGCCTCCATGCAGCTCTCCTCGCTCACCGCGGTTTCCCCCGTTGATGGCCGTTACGCCTCCAAAACCAGCGCCCTGCGCCCGATCTTCAGCGAATACGGCCTGATCCGTTTCCGCGTCATGGTCGAAGTCCGCTGGCTGCAGCGCCTGGCCGCCCATGAAGGCGTCGCCGAAGTCGCGCCCTTCTCCGCCGAAGCCCAGGCCATCCTCAACGAGCTGGCGGACAACTTCGCCATCGAGCACGCCGAGCGCGTGAAAGAGATCGAGCGCACCACCAACCACGACGTCAAAGCCGTGGAATACCTGCTCAAGGAACAGGCCGCCAAGCTGCCGGAACTGGCCGCGGTCAGCGAGTTCATCCACTTCGCCTGCACCAGCGAGGACATCAACAACCTGTCCCACGCCCTGATGCTGCGCGAAGGCCGCGACGGCGTGCTGCTGCCGCTGATGAAGCAGATCGCCGCCGCCATCCGCGAGCTGGCCGTCAAGTTCGCCGACGTACCGATGCTCTCGCGCACCCACGGCCAGCCGGCTTCGCCGACCACCCTGGGCAAGGAACTGGCCAACGTGGTCTACCGCCTGGAGCGCCAGATCGCTCAGGTTGCGGCCGTGCCGCTGCTGGGCAAGATCAACGGCGCCGTGGGCAACTACAACGCTCACCTGTCCGCCTACCCGCAGATCGACTGGGAAGCCAACGCCCGCCAGTTCATCGAAGGTGACCTGGGTCTGCAGTTCAACCCCTACACCACGCAGATCGAGCCGCACGACTACATCGCCGAGCTGTTCGACGCCATCGCCCGCTTCAACACCATCCTCATCGACTTCGACCGCGACGTCTGGGGCTACATCTCCCTCGGTTACTTCAAGCAGAAGACCGTGGCCGGTGAAATCGGCTCCTCGACCATGCCGCACAAGGTCAACCCGATTGACTTCGAAAACTCCGAAGGCAACCTGGGCATCGCTAACGCACTGTTCCAGCACCTGGCCAGCAAGCTGCCGATCTCCCGCTGGCAGCGCGACCTGACTGACTCCACCGTGCTGCGCAACCTTGGTGTCGGCTTCGCCCACAGCGTCATCGCCTACGAAGCCAGCCTCAAGGGCATCGGCAAGCTGGAGCTGAACGAAGCGCGCATCGCCGCCGACCTGGACGCCTGCTGGGAAGTCCTCGCCGAGCCGATCCAGACCGTGATGCGCCGCTATGCCATCGAGAACCCCTACGAGAAGCTCAAGGAGCTGACCCGCGGCAAAGGCATCAGCCCGGAGGCCCTGCTGACCTTCATCGACGGCCTGGACATGCCAGCCGCCGCCAAGGCAGAACTCAAGCAACTGACCCCGGCCAACTACATCGGCAACGCCGTAGCCCAGGCCAAGCGCGTCTGACCGACGCTTCTTACTTGCACGCCCGGCTGTGCCGGGCGTTTTTATTTCAAAGGCTTGAACATGACTACTGATGTACCTCTGCAACTGCTCGGCGGTCTTACAGCCCGTGAATTCCTGCGCGACTACTGGCAGAAGAAACCCCTGCTGATCCGCCAGGCCATCCCTGATTTCGAAAGCCCGATCAGCCCGGATGAACTGGCCGGTCTGGCCCTGGAAGAAGAAGTCGAATCGCGCCTGGTCGTCGAACACGGCGAGCGCCCCTGGGAACTGCGCCGAGGCCCGTTCGCCGAAGACGCCTTCAGCCAGCTACCAGAGCGCGACTGGACCCTGCTGGTGCAGGCCGTCGATCAGTTCGTCCCGGATGTCGCCGAGCTGCTCAAGCACTTCAACTTCCTGCCCAGCTGGCGCATCGACGACGTCATGGTCAGCTTCGCCGCACCGGGCGGCGGCGTCGGCCCGCACTACGACAACTATGACGTGTTCCTGCTCCAGGCCCACGGCCAGCGCCGCTGGAAGATTGGCCAGATGTGCGACGCCGACAGCGCCCTGCTGCCGCACGCCGACCTGCGCATCCTGGCCGACTTCGCGCAGACCGAAGAGTGGGTGCTGGAGCCCGGCGACATGCTCTACCTGCCGCCGCGCCTGGCCCACTTCGGCACCGCCGAGGATGACTGCATGACCTACTCGGTGGGCTTCCGCGCCCCCAGCGCCGCCGAGGTACTGACCCATTTCACCGACTTCCTCGCCCAGTTCCTGCCGGACGAAGAACGCTACAGCGACGCCGGCACCGCGCCGACCGACGACCCGCACCAGATCCAGCTGGACGCCCTCGACCGCCTCAAAGCCCTGTTGGCCGAGCACATGGGTGACGAGCGCCTGCTGCTGACCTGGTTCGGCCAGTTCATGACCGAGCCACGCTACCCCGAGCTGGTCGCCGGCACCGACGTCGAGGACGACGAATTCCTCGCCGCACTCAAGCAAGGTGCCGTACTGGTACGCAACCCCAGCGCACGCCTGGCCTGGAGCGAGCTGGATGTCGGCCTGGTGCTGTTCGCCAGCGGCCAGAGCCGCCTGCTGCCGAGCAGCCTGAAGGAACTGCTCAAGCTGATCTGCGCCGCCGACGCCCTGCACAGTGACAACCTCGGCCAATGGCTCGCCGACGAAGAGGGGCGTAAGCTGCTCTGTGAACTGGTCAAGCAAGGCAGCCTGGAGTTTGCTGATGAGTGAGATTCACGTCCGCCTAGCCCACTGGCAGAAGGACAATGCCGAGCTGCGGCGCATCCGCGAAGCCGTGTTCATCGCGGAACAAGCGGTGCCGGCAGAACTCGAATGGGATGACGAGGACATCGAGGCCGTGCACTTTCTCGCCCTCGAAGGCGACTACCCGATCGGCACCGCACGCCTGCTGGCCGACGGCCAGATCGGCCGGGTTTCGGTGCTCAAGGATTGGCGTGGCCTGAAAGTCGGCGACGCCCTGATGCATGCAGCCATCGCCGAAGCGGAAAACCGCGGCCAGCGTGAACAGAAGCTCAGCGCACAGGTGCATGCCACGGCCTTCTACGAGCGCCTGGGCTTTCACATCGAAGGTGCCGAGTACCTGGAAGCCGGCATCCCCCATGTGATGATGGTGCGCCATAGCGACTAGAACCCGTTTACGATCTTCTGGCCGTCGGCCATACGGCGTTAAAAACAGCCTCGGAATGCTCATTTACAGCTGCTTCCTCGGCTATTTTTGCCTTGTCTGGCTCTAGTCCAAAAGATCGCAAACGGATTCTTAGAGGTTCGGATGAACGACGAAAACGCCCCGCCCGACGAAATCCAGACCGAATTGCCGGCCATTGATTTTCAGTCGCCGGGGCGTTTTGCCGTGCACAATCCGGCCAGCCCTGGCGCCATCCCGGAACAGCGCGAACCCGCCCCCTTCCAGCTTGGCGAACACCAGGCCCTGCAGCGTTTCAGCAGCGCCGAAGAAGCCCAGGCCCATGCCCTGGCTCTGCTGCAACAGAGCCGCAGCAGCCTGTGTCTGTACACCCCTGACCTCGAACCCTGGCTGTACAACCACAGCAGCGTGCAGGACGCCTGTACCCGCTTCCTCCTGGCCAGCCCGAAGAACCGCCTGCGCATTCTCGTGCGCGATGTCTCGCGCCCGGTCAAGCAAGGCCATCGCCTGCTCAACCTGGCGCAGCGCATCAGCAGCAACCTGCATATCCGCCGCCTCAACCCGGACCACCCCAGCGAGGAAATCGCTTACCTGCTGGCCGACGCGCGCGGCCTGCTGCTGCGCTCGCACCCCGAGGACTACGCTGGCTATGCTTTGTATAACGACCCCGGCCGCTTTCGCCTGCAGCAGGCACTGTTCGACCAGGCCTGGGATATCAGCCTGCTAGACCCTGACCTACGGAGCTTCCTGCTATGACCTTGCGCGCCTGCCTGGCTGCCCTGCTGCTTGTCGTCAGCCTGCCATCACTGGCCGCCACCGAGCTGATTCAGCTGAACTACCGCACCGCCGACGAGGTGATCCCGGTGGTGCAGTCGGTGCTCGACGGCCAGGGCAAGGTCAGCCCCTACGGCAATCAACTGGTGGTCAACGCCTCGCCGGAAAAGATCCAGGAAATCCGCAACCTGCTCGGTCAGCTGGACACAGCGCCACGGCGCCTGCTGATCAGCGTCGATACCAGCGAATCGGGCTACCAGGACAACGAAGGCTATGCGGTCAATGGCTCGGCCAGCATCGGCGACGTCGACATAGAAGCCGGTCGCGGCGAAGTGCATGGGCGCGATCAGGTACGCATCATTCGCCGCAGCACCGACAGCCAGCGCGGTGGGGTGCAGCAGATCCAGACCACCGAAGGCTACCCGGCACTGATCCAGGTCGGCCAGAGCGTACCGCTGACCACCACCAGCACCGGCCCGTACGGCCAGGTCTACCAGAACACCCAGTACCGCAATGTCACTCAGGGCTACTACGTCACCGCCAGCCTGACGGGCGAAATCGTGCACATCAGCATCAGCAGCAACAACGACCGCATCAGCCGCAATCAGCCCGACGTAATCGACGTGCAGAGCACCGACACCCGGGTCAGTGGCAGACTGGGTGAATGGATCACCCTGGGTGGCGTCAGCGAACAGAGCCAGGGCAATAACGATGGCTTCCTGCGTCGCCACTCCACCCAGGGCGCCAACGACATGAGCATGCGCATCAAGGTTGACGCACTGGACTAGCCACAGCGGCCCTATCAGGGCATGTAGTGGCGACGCACGGCCACTACAAAATCGTTGACGAACACCCGTTTGAAGGGCATCATGACCCCGCTCCCGCTAGCCAGGGGCTCTGTAGAAGAGCCTCCAGATCGGCTCCGTACCACCATTCGGAACGATCCGTGTTTTAACAGCCCACAAGGCGTTTCGACGAGGTTGCGACTGGAACGAAAGTTGTCCTGAGGGACGGGGAAGCCTAAGCGTATAAGTAAGACCGCCAGACCAGTGCAGCGCACAGCCCAACGGTTTCCACGAACCGGCAAGCAGCGCCACCTGATCGACGGACTGCTTGCTCGTATCCCCCCTCCTCTCTGCTCCACTCTCGTCTCGGTCGATATTTCGACGTTCTGCTTTGTGTCGCCCGCAACACTGCAAGCTTTTTGCACGTTGGTTTTGGGTGGGAAGTCGGTGCTCAACCAAACTCACACTTTGAAGGATTGACCATGTCAGCTTATCAAAACGACATCAAAGCCGTTGCCGCACTCAAAGAAGCCGCCGGCAGCAGCTGGAGCGCTATTGACCCGGAGTCCGTGGCTCGCATGCGTGCCCAGAACCGCTTCAAAACCGGTCTGGAAATCGCTCAGTACACTGCCGACATCATGCGCAAAGACATGGCTGAGTACGATGCCGACTCCTCCGTCTACACCCAGTCGCTGGGTTGCTGGCACGGCTTCATCGGTCAGCAGAAGCTGATTTCGATCAAGAAGCACCTGAAGACCACCAACAAGCGCTACCTCTACCTGTCGGGCTGGATGGTTGCTGCTCTGCGTTCGGATTTCGGTCCGCTGCCGGATCAGTCCATGCACGAGAAAACTTCGGTTTCCGGCCTGATCGAAGAGCTGTACACCTTCCTGCGTCAAGCCGACGCCCGTGAACTGGACCTGCTGTTCACCGCCCTGGACACCGCTCGCGCTGCTGGCGACAAAGTCAAAGCAGACGAAATCCAGGCTCAGATCGACGGCTACGAAACTCACGTCGTACCGATCATCGCCGACATCGACGCTGGCTTCGGTAACCCGGAAGCCACCTACCTGCTGGCCAAGAAAATGATCGAAGCGGGTGCTTGCTGCATCCAGATCGAAAACCAGGTTTCCGACGAGAAGCAGTGCGGCCACCAGGACGGTAAAGTCACCGTTCCTCACGCCGACTTCCTGGCCAAGATCAACGCTGTTCGCTACGCATTCCTCGAGCTGGGCATCGACAACGGCGTGATCGTTGCTCGTACCGACTCCCTGGGTGCCGGCCTGACCAAGCAGATCGCTGTTACCAACCAGCCGGGCGACCTGGGCGACCAGTACAACTCCTTCCTGGATTGCGAAGAAGTCTCCCCTGCCGACCTGAAGAACGGCGACGTCGTTCTGAACCGTGAAGGCAAGCTGCTGCGTCCGAAGCGTCTGCCGTCCAACCTGTTCCAGTTCCGCGCTGGCACCGGTGAAGCACGCTGCGTACTGGACAGCATCACCTCGCTGCAGAACGGCGCTGACATGCTGTGGATCGAAACCGAGAAGCCGCACGTTGGCCAGATCGCTGCCATGGTTGACGAGATCCGCAAGGTCATCCCGAACGCCAAGCTGGTCTACAACAACAGCCCGTCCTTCAACTGGACCCTGAACTTCCGCCAGCAGGTATTCGACGCGTTCGCTGCCGAAGGCAAAGACGTTTCTGCCTACGACCGCGCCAAGCTGATGAGCGTCGACTACGACGAAACCGAGCTGGCCCAGGTTGCTGACGAGAAGATCCGTACCTTCCAGCGTGATGGCTCGGCTCGTGCCGGCATCTTCCACCACCTGATCACTCTGCCGACCTACCACACCGCCGCGCTGTCCACCGACAACCTGGCCAAAGGGTACTTCGCAGACCAGGGCATGCTGGCCTACGTGAAAGGCGTTCAGCGTCAGGAGATCCGTCAAGGTATCGCCTGCGTTAAGCACCAGAACATGTCCGGCTCCGACATCGGCGACGCTCACAAAGAGTACTTCGCTGGTGAAGCAGCTCTGAAAGCCGGCGGCAAAGACAACACCATGAACCAGTTCAGCTAAGAACCGGTTCAT
Encoded here:
- the clpS gene encoding ATP-dependent Clp protease adapter ClpS; this encodes MHASSQIRLTFNQDRPATHEDDSSGLAVQEAKPRLQAPPMYKVLLFNDDYTPMDFVVEVLEVFFNHNRELATKIMLTVHTEGRAICGVYTRDIAETKAMQVNQYARESQHPLLCEIEKDG
- the cspD gene encoding cold shock domain-containing protein CspD — translated: MLSGKVKWFNNAKGYGFIVADGRDEDLFAHYSAIQMDGYKTLKAGQPVSFDILQGPKGLHAVNISAALATSESPATISSPQSTPVEA
- the icd gene encoding NADP-dependent isocitrate dehydrogenase, which gives rise to MGYQKIQVPATGDKITVNADMSLNVPNNPIIPFIEGDGIGVDISPVMIKVVDAAVEKAYGGERKISWMEVYAGEKATQVYDQDTWLPKETLEAVRDYVVSIKGPLTTPVGGGIRSLNVALRQELDLYVCLRPVRWFEGVPSPVKRPGDVDMTIFRENSEDIYAGIEWKAGSPEATKVIKFLKEEMGVTKIRFDQDCGIGVKPVSKEGTKRLVRKALQYTVDNDRESLTIVHKGNIMKFTEGAFKDWGYEVARDEFGAELLDGGPWMQFKNPRTGKNIVVKDAIADAMLQQILLRPAEYDVIATLNLNGDYLSDALAAEVGGIGIAPGANLSDTIAMFEATHGTAPKYAGQDKVNPGSVILSAEMMLRHMGWTEAADLIIKGTNGAIGAKTVTYDFERLMDGAKLLSCSQFGDAMIAHM
- a CDS encoding NUDIX hydrolase is translated as MRFTPHVTVATVVEDQGRFLLVEELAGGQAVFNQPAGHLEADESLIDAALRETLEETGWQVELTAVTGIYLYTAPSNGVTYQRVCFAAKPLLHLPESPLDDGILGPRWLTREELAAQPERWRSELVMRCIDDYLAGERFPLSLIRDPA
- the mnmA gene encoding tRNA 2-thiouridine(34) synthase MnmA → MPSSTSPSTQRVIVGMSGGVDSSVSALLLLEQGYQVEGLFMKNWEEDDGTEYCTAMDDLADAQAVCDKIGIKLHTANFAAEYWDNVFEHFLAEYKAGRTPNPDILCNREIKFKAFLDYALSLGADLIATGHYVRRRDIDGRSELLKGLDPNKDQSYFLHAVGGEQIGRTLFPVGELEKPQVRAIAEKYELATAKKKDSTGICFIGERRFSDFLKQYLPAQPGDIETIEGEVIGRHHGLMYHTIGQRQGLGIGGLKDAGDEPWYVLAKDLKRNVLLVGQGNEHPWLFSRALLASEIYWVNPIDLSSPRQLTAKVRYRQSDQACTLEQTADGYRAVFAEPQRAVTPGQSVVFYDGEVCLGGGVIESAKPWFAGAGLV
- the hflD gene encoding high frequency lysogenization protein HflD; translated protein: MSPIQEQLTALAAVFEATTLVDKIARTGQASEADITCLLGSLLVREPKNTLDVYGGDDLNLREGYKALASALERNPASLQREPLRYALALLGLERQLAKRDDLLQVIGSRLDQIQQQVGHFGLTHENVISSCGALYQDTISTFRQRIQVQGDMRFLQQANNAAKIRALLLTGIRSARLWRQLGGHRWQLVFSRGKLLKELYPLLRS
- a CDS encoding DMT family transporter codes for the protein MSLPSRSVKPLQGALLLAFSALLFSLMGVGIREVSLSVNNESVVFFRNLVGVLFFLPLVLLKGTQPLKTGRLKSHLWRTTYGLAAMYCFFYAIAHLPLADAMLFTYSAPVFTPLIAWWWLKEPLTRRMLLTTGIGLIGVLLVAKPSQALLDSQALVGLAASILAAFAFVSIREMSNTEPAFRIVFYFALFSTLISAIPLTWAWQALDSHDLGLLLVIGLLATVSQIVMSKAYALAPPGIIGPIAYLAIVFAGLIAWLRWGETPDLTSLLGAALIFAASLLSISRR
- the purB gene encoding adenylosuccinate lyase — translated: MQLSSLTAVSPVDGRYASKTSALRPIFSEYGLIRFRVMVEVRWLQRLAAHEGVAEVAPFSAEAQAILNELADNFAIEHAERVKEIERTTNHDVKAVEYLLKEQAAKLPELAAVSEFIHFACTSEDINNLSHALMLREGRDGVLLPLMKQIAAAIRELAVKFADVPMLSRTHGQPASPTTLGKELANVVYRLERQIAQVAAVPLLGKINGAVGNYNAHLSAYPQIDWEANARQFIEGDLGLQFNPYTTQIEPHDYIAELFDAIARFNTILIDFDRDVWGYISLGYFKQKTVAGEIGSSTMPHKVNPIDFENSEGNLGIANALFQHLASKLPISRWQRDLTDSTVLRNLGVGFAHSVIAYEASLKGIGKLELNEARIAADLDACWEVLAEPIQTVMRRYAIENPYEKLKELTRGKGISPEALLTFIDGLDMPAAAKAELKQLTPANYIGNAVAQAKRV
- a CDS encoding cupin domain-containing protein, which translates into the protein MTTDVPLQLLGGLTAREFLRDYWQKKPLLIRQAIPDFESPISPDELAGLALEEEVESRLVVEHGERPWELRRGPFAEDAFSQLPERDWTLLVQAVDQFVPDVAELLKHFNFLPSWRIDDVMVSFAAPGGGVGPHYDNYDVFLLQAHGQRRWKIGQMCDADSALLPHADLRILADFAQTEEWVLEPGDMLYLPPRLAHFGTAEDDCMTYSVGFRAPSAAEVLTHFTDFLAQFLPDEERYSDAGTAPTDDPHQIQLDALDRLKALLAEHMGDERLLLTWFGQFMTEPRYPELVAGTDVEDDEFLAALKQGAVLVRNPSARLAWSELDVGLVLFASGQSRLLPSSLKELLKLICAADALHSDNLGQWLADEEGRKLLCELVKQGSLEFADE
- a CDS encoding GNAT family N-acetyltransferase; this encodes MSEIHVRLAHWQKDNAELRRIREAVFIAEQAVPAELEWDDEDIEAVHFLALEGDYPIGTARLLADGQIGRVSVLKDWRGLKVGDALMHAAIAEAENRGQREQKLSAQVHATAFYERLGFHIEGAEYLEAGIPHVMMVRHSD
- a CDS encoding histone acetyltransferase HPA2: MNDENAPPDEIQTELPAIDFQSPGRFAVHNPASPGAIPEQREPAPFQLGEHQALQRFSSAEEAQAHALALLQQSRSSLCLYTPDLEPWLYNHSSVQDACTRFLLASPKNRLRILVRDVSRPVKQGHRLLNLAQRISSNLHIRRLNPDHPSEEIAYLLADARGLLLRSHPEDYAGYALYNDPGRFRLQQALFDQAWDISLLDPDLRSFLL